The proteins below are encoded in one region of Caldanaerovirga acetigignens:
- the thrS gene encoding threonine--tRNA ligase gives MQEQVKIFLKGDKEKIYPKGATVMDIAKDISPRLAKEALIAKVNGELVDLSYRVDKDSEVEILTFEDKEGRDAFRHSTSHVMAQAVKRLFPDVKLGIGPAIEEGFYYDFDREESFTPEDLEKIEKEMEKIIAEDQPFIRMEVTREEAIKKLQEMGEPYKVELVQNLPEDAKISFYKNGEFLDLCAGPHIPSTGRIKAFKLTTLAGAYWKGDSRNKMLQRIYGTSFPKKSMLEEYLKNLEEAKKRDHRKLGRELELFSMHEEGPGFPFFHPKGMILWNTLVDFWRKEHQKRGYQEIKTPIILNEELWKRSGHWDHYKANMYFTQIDGEGYAIKPMNCPGGILIYKSQVHSYREFPLKLAELGLVHRHELSGVLHGLMRVRSFTQDDAHIYVMPSQIEEEILDVIELADYIYKIFGFDYHVELSTRPENSMGPDELWEKATSALQRALEKKGFAYKVNEGDGAFYGPKIDFHLKDSIGRTWQCGTIQLDFMMPERFDLTYIGPDGERHRPVMIHRTIFGSLERFIGILIEHYAGAFPVWLAPVQVKVIPVSQKFLEYARQVRKKLEFHDIRVELDERNEKVGYKIREAQMQKIPYMLIVGEREEAEGSVSVRIREKGDVGTRSLEEFIQEILEKIKSKE, from the coding sequence ATGCAGGAACAAGTAAAGATATTCTTAAAAGGAGATAAGGAAAAAATTTATCCGAAAGGTGCTACAGTTATGGACATAGCAAAGGACATAAGTCCTAGATTGGCAAAAGAAGCTTTAATAGCTAAAGTCAATGGGGAACTTGTGGATTTGAGTTATAGAGTGGATAAGGATTCTGAAGTGGAAATTCTGACCTTTGAGGACAAAGAAGGAAGGGACGCGTTCAGACATAGCACTTCTCACGTAATGGCTCAGGCGGTAAAGCGACTTTTCCCCGATGTTAAATTGGGTATTGGGCCTGCTATTGAAGAAGGTTTTTACTACGACTTTGATAGGGAGGAGAGCTTTACTCCTGAAGACCTTGAGAAAATCGAGAAGGAAATGGAAAAAATTATTGCGGAAGATCAGCCGTTTATACGAATGGAAGTGACAAGAGAAGAAGCGATAAAAAAATTGCAAGAAATGGGAGAGCCCTACAAAGTGGAATTGGTCCAAAACCTGCCGGAAGATGCCAAGATAAGCTTTTATAAAAACGGCGAGTTTCTCGATTTATGTGCAGGCCCCCACATACCATCTACAGGCAGGATAAAGGCCTTTAAGCTGACGACCCTTGCGGGTGCTTACTGGAAGGGCGATTCGCGCAATAAGATGCTGCAGAGGATTTACGGTACATCTTTTCCGAAAAAATCGATGCTAGAAGAATACCTAAAGAATCTGGAGGAGGCTAAAAAGAGAGATCATAGAAAACTGGGAAGGGAACTCGAGCTTTTTAGCATGCACGAGGAAGGTCCAGGCTTCCCGTTTTTCCATCCAAAAGGGATGATACTCTGGAATACATTAGTAGATTTTTGGAGAAAAGAACACCAGAAAAGAGGATATCAGGAGATAAAAACTCCTATCATATTAAACGAAGAATTGTGGAAACGGTCGGGTCATTGGGATCACTATAAAGCAAACATGTATTTTACTCAGATAGACGGAGAAGGGTATGCTATAAAACCTATGAATTGCCCTGGTGGAATATTGATATATAAAAGCCAGGTCCATAGTTATAGAGAGTTTCCATTGAAATTGGCTGAATTAGGGCTCGTCCACAGACATGAGCTTTCGGGAGTTTTACATGGTTTGATGAGGGTGAGAAGCTTTACTCAAGACGATGCCCATATTTACGTCATGCCATCGCAAATTGAGGAGGAAATTCTGGACGTAATTGAACTGGCAGATTACATTTACAAGATTTTCGGCTTTGATTACCACGTGGAGCTGTCAACTAGGCCTGAGAATTCAATGGGGCCTGATGAACTTTGGGAAAAAGCCACATCGGCCTTGCAAAGAGCCTTGGAGAAAAAAGGATTTGCTTACAAAGTAAATGAAGGTGATGGGGCATTTTATGGTCCTAAAATAGATTTTCATCTGAAAGACAGCATAGGCCGAACCTGGCAGTGCGGTACAATTCAGTTGGATTTTATGATGCCGGAAAGGTTCGACCTCACGTACATCGGTCCGGATGGAGAAAGACACCGTCCTGTAATGATTCACCGGACTATTTTCGGGAGCCTTGAACGTTTTATAGGGATCCTTATAGAACACTATGCAGGAGCATTTCCGGTTTGGCTGGCCCCAGTGCAAGTAAAGGTAATACCTGTAAGTCAAAAATTTTTGGAGTACGCAAGACAAGTAAGAAAGAAACTAGAATTCCATGATATTAGAGTAGAATTGGATGAAAGAAATGAGAAAGTAGGTTATAAAATAAGGGAAGCCCAAATGCAAAAAATCCCGTATATGCTCATCGTGGGAGAAAGAGAGGAAGCCGAAGGCTCTGTGTCGGTGAGAATAAGGGAAAAAGGCGATGTAGGGACGAGAAGTTTAGAAGAGTTTATCCAAGAGATACTAGAAAAGATAAAAAGCAAAGAATAA
- a CDS encoding alpha/beta-type small acid-soluble spore protein produces MSRNKKIAEKSEKELEKLKTEVARELNLEDDIKKRGWENLTARETGKIGGHMVKKLMRKAREDMHKKES; encoded by the coding sequence ATGTCTAGAAATAAAAAGATCGCAGAAAAATCAGAAAAAGAATTAGAAAAATTGAAAACTGAAGTTGCGCGGGAGCTAAATCTGGAGGATGATATTAAAAAAAGAGGGTGGGAAAACTTAACCGCTAGAGAAACTGGGAAAATAGGGGGGCATATGGTAAAGAAATTAATGCGGAAGGCCAGAGAAGATATGCATAAAAAAGAAAGTTAA
- a CDS encoding RrF2 family transcriptional regulator, translating to MKLTTKGRYGLTAMFDLAVNFGKGPIPLKNIADRQNISEHYLEQLIMILRKAGLVKSIRGAQGGYMLAKKPSEITVGDVLRALEGPIGLVDCVLEQDPVECDKAESCIMRLVWEKIRDSIIQAVDSITLQDMCDEAEKRKNSSESYMYYI from the coding sequence TTGAAACTTACGACTAAAGGCCGCTATGGTCTTACCGCCATGTTTGATTTAGCTGTCAACTTCGGGAAAGGGCCTATACCTTTGAAAAACATCGCCGACAGGCAAAATATTTCAGAACATTACTTAGAGCAGCTCATAATGATTTTGAGAAAAGCGGGACTGGTAAAAAGCATCCGCGGCGCTCAAGGCGGCTATATGCTGGCCAAAAAACCTTCAGAAATAACGGTAGGCGATGTTTTAAGGGCCCTTGAAGGGCCGATAGGACTTGTTGATTGCGTTCTGGAACAGGACCCCGTAGAATGTGACAAAGCAGAAAGCTGCATAATGCGGCTAGTGTGGGAAAAAATAAGGGACAGCATAATTCAGGCGGTGGATTCGATAACGCTTCAGGATATGTGCGACGAAGCCGAAAAACGTAAGAACTCATCGGAAAGCTATATGTATTATATTTAG
- the nifU gene encoding Fe-S cluster assembly scaffold protein NifU, translating into MYSEKVMEHFANPRNVGEIPDADGIGEVGNPVCGDLMKIYIKVKDNVIENIKFKTFGCGAAIATSSMVTEMVKGKTIDEALKVTNKTVAEALGGLPPVKMHCSNLAADALHAAIEDYKRKKERKDVAEQK; encoded by the coding sequence ATGTACAGCGAAAAAGTAATGGAACATTTTGCGAATCCAAGAAATGTGGGAGAAATCCCAGATGCGGATGGAATTGGAGAAGTTGGAAACCCGGTTTGTGGGGATTTAATGAAGATATATATAAAAGTCAAAGACAACGTAATCGAAAACATTAAATTTAAGACTTTCGGATGCGGAGCCGCCATAGCCACCAGTAGCATGGTTACTGAAATGGTAAAGGGAAAGACTATAGATGAAGCTTTAAAGGTCACGAACAAAACGGTGGCCGAAGCTTTGGGCGGATTACCCCCAGTGAAAATGCATTGTTCAAATCTCGCTGCCGATGCTCTACACGCTGCTATAGAAGATTACAAGAGAAAAAAGGAGAGGAAAGATGTCGCTGAACAAAAATAG
- the infC gene encoding translation initiation factor IF-3 — MEVNGITKEKELEVNYEIKAREVRVIDVDGKQLGIMPLKEALRLAQERQLDLVKVAPQAKPPVCKIMDYGKYKYEQSKREKEARKNQKVISVKEIRMSPNIEEHDFQVRVKSALRFLDDGNKVKVTVRFRGREITHTQLGEDVLKRLAESVKEKAVIEKPPVIEGRNMVMILSPRQNTAKE, encoded by the coding sequence TTGGAGGTGAATGGTATTACAAAAGAAAAAGAACTGGAAGTAAATTATGAAATTAAGGCGCGAGAGGTTAGAGTAATAGATGTTGACGGAAAACAACTGGGGATAATGCCGTTAAAAGAAGCTTTAAGGCTTGCACAAGAAAGGCAATTGGACTTAGTCAAGGTAGCTCCTCAAGCAAAACCGCCGGTGTGTAAAATAATGGACTATGGAAAGTACAAATACGAGCAAAGTAAAAGAGAAAAAGAGGCCCGTAAAAATCAAAAAGTAATAAGTGTTAAAGAAATAAGGATGAGCCCAAACATAGAAGAGCATGATTTTCAAGTAAGGGTTAAAAGTGCTCTTAGATTTTTGGACGACGGCAATAAGGTAAAAGTTACTGTGAGGTTTAGGGGAAGAGAGATAACCCATACCCAACTGGGGGAGGATGTACTAAAAAGATTAGCGGAAAGTGTGAAAGAAAAGGCAGTAATAGAAAAACCCCCAGTGATAGAAGGAAGGAATATGGTGATGATACTTTCGCCAAGACAAAATACAGCTAAGGAGTGA
- a CDS encoding NifU family protein → MKEKIEEVLNKIRPSLQADGGDVELVEVDEENGIVKVRLTGSCFGCPFSTMTLKNGIEQVLKEEVPGVKEVQAV, encoded by the coding sequence TTGAAGGAAAAAATCGAGGAAGTTCTAAATAAGATACGCCCCTCGCTTCAGGCAGATGGAGGCGACGTGGAATTGGTTGAAGTAGACGAAGAAAATGGCATTGTTAAAGTTAGGCTAACAGGAAGCTGCTTTGGCTGTCCATTTTCAACCATGACCCTTAAAAACGGTATTGAACAGGTTTTAAAAGAGGAAGTGCCCGGAGTAAAAGAGGTACAAGCAGTTTAA
- the mnmA gene encoding tRNA 2-thiouridine(34) synthase MnmA — protein sequence MNKNRVVVAMSGGVDSSTCAYLLKEQGYEVIGITMQIWQDPSEEYIYREGGCCSIGAVYDARKVAEKLKIPYYVLNFKELFNEKVVNYFVDEYLVGRTPNPCIACNKYIKFEALLKKAMEIDAYYLATGHYARIEYDGESGRYLLKKGRDKTKDQSYALYNLTQEQLKHLLLPLGKFTKSQIREIARKAGLPVAEKPDSQEICFVNTNYKDFLKEKAIERIKPGPILDTSGKVLGQHEGIAFYTIGQRRGLGISAGKPLYVVKIDPKKNAIIVGEEKDLFTKEFQAEKINWIAFDSLTQKIRAYAKIRYNFEEKPAEIHPLESGNVKVVFDEPQKSVTPGQSVVFYDGDLVLGGGIIAKKGE from the coding sequence CTGAACAAAAATAGAGTGGTGGTTGCCATGAGCGGTGGAGTTGACAGCTCCACCTGCGCTTATTTATTGAAGGAACAAGGCTACGAAGTTATAGGTATCACGATGCAAATCTGGCAGGACCCTTCCGAAGAATACATATACCGGGAAGGGGGCTGTTGTTCCATCGGCGCCGTATATGATGCGCGTAAAGTAGCTGAAAAGCTAAAAATTCCTTATTACGTGCTGAATTTCAAGGAGTTATTCAACGAAAAGGTAGTTAACTACTTTGTGGACGAATACCTGGTAGGAAGGACTCCAAATCCCTGCATAGCTTGCAATAAATACATTAAGTTCGAAGCCCTTTTAAAAAAGGCGATGGAAATCGATGCTTATTATCTAGCCACAGGCCATTACGCCAGAATAGAATACGATGGCGAATCCGGGAGGTACCTTTTAAAGAAGGGAAGGGATAAAACCAAGGATCAATCTTACGCCCTCTACAACTTGACTCAGGAGCAGCTTAAACATCTGCTGCTACCTTTAGGAAAATTCACAAAGAGTCAGATTAGAGAAATCGCCCGTAAAGCCGGTTTGCCCGTGGCAGAAAAGCCCGACAGCCAAGAAATCTGCTTCGTTAATACGAATTACAAAGACTTTCTCAAAGAAAAAGCGATTGAGCGGATAAAACCAGGACCAATTTTGGACACTAGCGGAAAAGTTTTGGGCCAGCATGAAGGAATTGCCTTTTACACCATCGGTCAGAGGCGGGGATTGGGTATTTCGGCTGGAAAACCGCTCTACGTAGTCAAAATTGACCCAAAAAAAAATGCAATAATTGTAGGTGAGGAAAAGGACCTTTTTACCAAAGAATTTCAAGCAGAAAAAATCAATTGGATAGCTTTCGATTCACTCACTCAAAAAATCAGGGCTTACGCAAAAATTCGTTACAACTTTGAAGAAAAACCGGCCGAAATTCATCCTTTAGAGTCCGGCAACGTAAAGGTCGTTTTCGACGAACCGCAAAAATCGGTAACGCCTGGACAGTCGGTGGTTTTTTATGACGGTGATTTGGTCTTAGGCGGTGGAATAATAGCAAAAAAGGGAGAATAA
- a CDS encoding DUF445 domain-containing protein has protein sequence MKEILPILQLVFMPLIGAFIGWQTNVLAIRLIFRPLKPVRILGVEFQGLIPKRRRELAKNIGEVLEREIICSDDIINRLTAEEIKFQILSRIKDILEQKINEKLLYLPNTFKAAVANFLLDAVDRNGEIVYEELKKDFTAKVKEKFKLGSMVEEKLNSLDLKQLEELIVKLSKKELRQIELLGGVIGFFIGFVQAIFLHFAR, from the coding sequence ATGAAAGAAATTTTACCAATTTTACAGTTGGTTTTTATGCCTTTAATAGGGGCTTTCATAGGCTGGCAGACTAACGTTTTAGCAATAAGGTTGATATTTCGTCCTTTGAAGCCAGTGAGAATTTTGGGAGTGGAATTTCAAGGACTTATACCAAAAAGGAGAAGGGAATTAGCAAAAAATATAGGTGAAGTTTTAGAAAGAGAAATTATATGCTCAGATGATATAATAAATCGCTTGACAGCGGAAGAAATAAAGTTTCAAATACTGTCGCGGATTAAGGATATATTAGAGCAGAAAATCAATGAAAAGCTACTTTATTTGCCTAACACGTTTAAGGCGGCGGTGGCAAATTTTTTGCTTGATGCAGTAGACAGAAATGGCGAAATCGTTTATGAGGAATTAAAAAAAGATTTTACAGCAAAAGTAAAAGAAAAATTCAAATTAGGCTCAATGGTTGAAGAGAAATTGAACTCTCTCGACTTAAAACAGCTCGAAGAACTAATAGTAAAGCTCTCGAAGAAAGAGTTAAGACAGATAGAGTTGCTTGGAGGAGTCATAGGATTTTTTATTGGCTTCGTACAAGCTATATTTTTGCATTTTGCCAGATAA
- the rpmI gene encoding 50S ribosomal protein L35, with amino-acid sequence MPKMKTHRGAAKRFNLTKKGKIKRAKAFKSHLLSHKSQKRKRRLRKPAFVSKADYKRILQLIPYK; translated from the coding sequence ATGCCTAAAATGAAGACTCACAGAGGTGCTGCTAAAAGATTCAATCTGACGAAAAAGGGAAAAATAAAGAGAGCAAAAGCGTTTAAAAGCCATCTTCTTTCTCATAAATCACAAAAGAGGAAAAGGCGCCTAAGAAAGCCGGCCTTCGTGAGCAAGGCAGATTACAAGCGAATTTTACAGTTGATACCATATAAGTAA
- the hisC gene encoding histidinol-phosphate transaminase gives MKYKREDLVNLLPYKPAKVKEVIRLHANESPYDLPQALKDSIFERVRGENFNYYYDPNCDELREALSEYLGIGPEKIFVGSGGDEIIYDIVLAFAGPGREVIIPVPSFPSYEIFSVISGAKVICVPLLLEEDSIHCSWKLDVSKIKSHFKKDVSQVMFICNPNNPTGDYFRDLDILELIEDFNGVVAIDEAYFEFGGKTFIKMISQFPNLVIIRTFSKVFSLAGLRIGYAVADENLIEELYKVKPPYNVNLFSQIAAVEILKHMDWVKEVKEKIINAREELKNKLKELPGITVYPSSTNFLLCKFKVPRDLVYKKLLEKGILVRKPEGKEVENMLRFSVGTPEQNEFLLKSLEEILKESMKL, from the coding sequence GTGAAATATAAAAGGGAAGACCTTGTAAACCTTCTTCCATATAAACCTGCTAAAGTAAAAGAAGTGATAAGGCTTCACGCAAACGAGAGTCCATATGATCTGCCTCAAGCCTTGAAGGACTCTATTTTCGAGCGAGTTAGGGGAGAAAACTTTAATTATTATTACGACCCGAACTGTGATGAACTTAGAGAAGCTCTCTCGGAGTACCTTGGGATAGGACCGGAAAAGATTTTTGTGGGCAGTGGAGGAGACGAGATTATATATGACATTGTTTTAGCTTTTGCCGGCCCAGGTAGGGAGGTAATAATACCCGTTCCTTCCTTCCCAAGTTATGAAATTTTCTCGGTCATTTCTGGTGCAAAAGTAATTTGCGTTCCTTTGTTACTAGAAGAAGATTCTATACATTGCAGTTGGAAGTTAGATGTATCAAAAATAAAAAGTCATTTCAAAAAAGATGTGTCTCAGGTAATGTTTATTTGTAACCCAAATAATCCTACTGGTGATTATTTCAGGGACCTTGATATACTTGAATTGATAGAAGATTTTAATGGGGTAGTAGCGATAGACGAAGCTTATTTTGAATTTGGCGGAAAGACCTTTATAAAGATGATTTCTCAATTTCCCAATTTGGTCATAATTAGAACCTTTTCTAAAGTGTTTTCACTAGCAGGGCTTCGAATTGGCTATGCGGTGGCGGATGAAAATTTAATCGAAGAATTATATAAAGTGAAACCACCATACAACGTGAATCTCTTTTCCCAAATAGCGGCTGTTGAAATTTTAAAGCATATGGATTGGGTAAAAGAGGTAAAAGAGAAAATAATAAATGCAAGGGAAGAATTAAAAAACAAATTAAAAGAACTTCCTGGAATAACGGTATACCCTAGTAGTACCAACTTCCTCTTGTGCAAATTCAAAGTTCCAAGAGACCTTGTATACAAAAAACTCTTGGAAAAAGGTATTCTTGTAAGAAAGCCGGAAGGGAAAGAAGTTGAAAACATGCTGCGTTTTAGCGTTGGTACACCTGAGCAGAATGAATTTTTACTAAAATCCCTCGAAGAAATCTTGAAAGAGAGTATGAAATTATGA
- a CDS encoding DUF342 domain-containing protein: MEKIDTNYPEDVSQIEQECFVRVKISEDEMSATLALISSSASKANLSIDDVLKELNKNSVVFGIDVDKIREMLEKGIYDTPIEIARGIEPKEGKDGKIIYHVEINKELKPKITEDGKVDFHDLGFITNVKKGQLLAEIIPPEKGNPGKTVTGKVIQAKDGKQVRLRPGKNVTLSDDGNFYYSAIDGHPVIDRERISVLPVMEIKGDVGPATGDIDFVGSVKVYGNIKSGYKVKAEGDIEVEGYVEAAELVAGGKIFLKRGIRGMGKAMVKAAGDIVAKFAENCTLEAGKDVIVNEAIMHSFVSAGNKIEVKGKKGLLVGGSAKAEKEINAKVIGSPMATVTVLEVGVNPKYKRRMYEICQELENVENNLAKIKTALEIIIKQVNRGIEIHERIEMAKRLKESESELLEKKKELEEEKERLSILSETVSFAKVSASDTVYPGVNITIGNASIRLKDKYEHVTFYNCEGQIKSRPYERR; the protein is encoded by the coding sequence ATGGAAAAAATAGACACAAACTATCCTGAAGATGTGAGTCAGATTGAACAGGAGTGTTTTGTTCGCGTGAAGATTTCTGAAGATGAAATGAGTGCGACCCTTGCATTAATTTCATCTTCTGCAAGTAAGGCAAACCTCAGTATAGATGATGTTTTAAAGGAACTGAACAAAAATAGTGTTGTATTTGGGATAGATGTAGACAAAATAAGGGAAATGCTAGAAAAGGGCATTTACGATACTCCTATCGAAATAGCGAGGGGAATTGAGCCGAAGGAAGGCAAAGATGGGAAAATTATATATCACGTAGAGATTAACAAGGAATTGAAACCTAAGATCACCGAAGATGGGAAGGTAGATTTTCACGACCTTGGGTTTATTACCAATGTTAAAAAGGGGCAATTGCTGGCCGAGATAATTCCTCCGGAAAAGGGTAATCCAGGGAAGACCGTAACCGGCAAGGTAATACAGGCAAAAGATGGTAAACAGGTTAGGCTCCGACCTGGGAAGAATGTTACATTATCGGATGATGGAAATTTTTACTATTCGGCCATCGACGGACATCCGGTGATTGACAGAGAAAGAATTAGCGTGCTACCAGTAATGGAAATAAAGGGAGATGTGGGGCCGGCGACAGGAGATATAGATTTTGTTGGAAGCGTAAAGGTCTACGGAAATATAAAGAGCGGGTATAAAGTTAAAGCAGAAGGAGATATAGAAGTAGAAGGTTATGTGGAAGCAGCCGAGCTCGTTGCAGGAGGGAAGATTTTTTTAAAAAGAGGTATAAGAGGCATGGGTAAAGCGATGGTAAAAGCTGCCGGCGACATTGTGGCAAAATTTGCAGAAAACTGCACTTTAGAAGCCGGAAAAGATGTAATCGTAAATGAAGCAATAATGCACAGCTTTGTTTCAGCGGGAAACAAAATAGAGGTAAAAGGGAAAAAAGGCCTCTTGGTAGGAGGCAGCGCAAAAGCCGAAAAGGAAATAAATGCAAAGGTTATAGGGTCGCCGATGGCAACAGTGACTGTATTGGAGGTAGGGGTGAATCCCAAATATAAAAGAAGAATGTATGAAATCTGCCAAGAACTTGAAAACGTGGAAAACAATTTGGCAAAAATCAAGACAGCCCTAGAAATCATAATAAAACAGGTAAATAGAGGAATAGAGATACACGAAAGGATCGAAATGGCTAAGAGGTTAAAAGAATCAGAGAGTGAGCTTTTAGAAAAAAAGAAAGAATTGGAGGAAGAAAAGGAGAGACTGTCGATACTAAGCGAAACCGTATCGTTTGCTAAAGTTTCTGCTAGTGATACGGTTTATCCTGGAGTAAACATAACTATAGGTAATGCAAGCATCAGGCTAAAAGACAAATACGAGCACGTAACTTTTTACAATTGCGAAGGGCAGATAAAGTCAAGACCATATGAAAGAAGGTGA
- a CDS encoding FliA/WhiG family RNA polymerase sigma factor translates to MQEAVRAENLLLEYRKKGDSTIKEKIIKMYIPLVKHIAARLAINLPPFVDYDDLVSAGIIGLLQAIDRFDIEKGVKFETFAYKRIKGAMLDELRRLNWIPQKALEKAKILQQAYSELEQELEGKVSDEDICRKLNITIDELQRTYRELAATSVVSLEEVLAVVAEEDERPEHYVEKEELKKLLGDAIDRLPSKEKLVVALYYYEGLNLKEISMVLNISPARVSQLHTKAIMRLRGSLSRKRAYFRN, encoded by the coding sequence GTGCAGGAGGCAGTCAGGGCGGAGAATCTACTGCTTGAATATAGGAAAAAAGGTGATTCTACAATAAAAGAAAAGATTATAAAAATGTACATTCCTTTAGTAAAACATATAGCAGCCCGGCTGGCCATAAATTTGCCGCCATTTGTGGACTATGATGACCTCGTTAGTGCTGGAATCATAGGTCTTTTGCAGGCCATTGACAGATTCGATATAGAAAAGGGAGTAAAGTTCGAAACGTTTGCCTATAAGAGGATCAAAGGAGCAATGCTCGATGAACTTAGAAGGTTGAACTGGATACCTCAAAAGGCTTTAGAGAAAGCGAAGATTCTGCAACAGGCTTATTCAGAGTTAGAGCAAGAGTTAGAAGGAAAGGTAAGCGATGAAGACATATGCAGAAAGTTAAATATTACCATAGACGAACTGCAACGGACTTACAGAGAATTGGCTGCAACCAGCGTGGTGTCTCTTGAAGAGGTATTGGCAGTAGTGGCAGAGGAAGATGAAAGACCGGAACATTATGTGGAGAAAGAGGAATTGAAAAAATTATTGGGGGATGCGATAGATAGACTTCCGAGCAAAGAAAAACTTGTTGTTGCTCTTTATTACTACGAGGGATTGAATTTGAAAGAAATATCTATGGTTCTAAATATTTCGCCGGCCCGGGTCTCTCAACTACATACGAAAGCGATAATGAGACTGAGGGGAAGCCTTAGTAGAAAAAGAGCCTATTTTAGAAATTAG
- the nifS gene encoding cysteine desulfurase NifS, with protein sequence MKKVYMDHAGTTPVRQEVLEAMLPYFTERFGNASTIYSYGREAKSAIEEAREKVAHLIGADPREVFFTAGGTESDNWAIRGIAHANKEKGKHIITSSIEHHAVLHTCEDLEKEGFKVTYLPVDKYGLVKVEDVLNAITDETILVTIMHANNEIGTIEPIAEIGKALKKLDKKIYFHTDAVQTVGKIPVNVDELEVDLLSISAHKIYGPKGVGALYIRKGTKIKPFMTGGAQENKRRAGTENVPGIVGFGKAAELAEKELMEQYEKLSYLRDKLIKGIMERIPHVILNGHPTQRLPHNVNVCFKYIEGESLLLNLDMKGICASSGSACTSGSLEPSHVLLAIGLPHEIAHGSLRLTLGRDNTEEDVDYVLEVLPGIVEKLRNMSPLFPSKGGN encoded by the coding sequence ATGAAAAAAGTTTATATGGACCATGCCGGTACTACTCCGGTAAGGCAAGAAGTCTTAGAAGCAATGCTACCTTATTTTACAGAAAGATTCGGTAACGCTTCGACCATATATTCTTACGGTCGCGAAGCAAAGTCAGCTATAGAAGAGGCCCGAGAAAAAGTTGCTCACCTCATAGGAGCTGATCCCCGAGAAGTATTTTTCACCGCAGGAGGTACCGAATCGGACAACTGGGCAATAAGGGGCATCGCCCATGCAAATAAGGAAAAAGGAAAACACATCATCACAAGCTCCATAGAGCACCATGCAGTACTTCATACTTGCGAGGATTTGGAAAAAGAAGGTTTCAAGGTGACATATCTACCCGTAGACAAATACGGTCTGGTAAAAGTCGAAGACGTACTAAACGCTATCACCGATGAAACAATTCTAGTTACCATAATGCACGCCAACAACGAAATAGGGACTATAGAGCCTATTGCAGAGATCGGAAAAGCACTTAAAAAGCTCGACAAAAAAATATACTTCCATACCGATGCTGTGCAGACTGTTGGGAAAATCCCGGTCAACGTCGATGAACTAGAGGTAGACCTTTTAAGCATTTCAGCTCATAAAATTTACGGCCCTAAAGGCGTCGGCGCTTTATATATCAGAAAAGGCACCAAAATTAAACCTTTCATGACCGGTGGTGCGCAGGAAAATAAAAGACGCGCAGGAACGGAAAACGTCCCGGGTATCGTCGGATTTGGCAAAGCAGCGGAATTGGCCGAAAAAGAACTTATGGAACAATATGAAAAATTGTCTTATCTGAGAGATAAATTAATTAAAGGCATAATGGAAAGAATACCGCACGTAATTTTAAACGGGCATCCCACTCAGAGGTTGCCTCACAATGTAAACGTATGTTTCAAATATATAGAAGGTGAGTCCCTGCTCCTTAATCTGGATATGAAGGGTATTTGTGCATCTAGCGGCTCTGCGTGCACCTCGGGCTCTCTCGAACCCTCACACGTACTTTTAGCGATAGGACTACCTCATGAAATCGCCCATGGTTCTTTAAGGCTCACTTTAGGAAGGGATAATACGGAAGAAGACGTAGACTATGTGCTTGAAGTGCTTCCCGGCATAGTGGAAAAACTGCGCAACATGTCTCCGCTTTTCCCGTCAAAAGGAGGTAACTGA